The sequence aaaaaaacaaaacaaacatacacaaacacacacacgtacgtacttacgtacatacatacgtacatacaggCTGACAGGTAAAACAGACATGGCAGACAGGCACGCATACGCACGCGAGGGCAGGCATGCAAGGAAGCAGACAGATACACATGgccgacagacagacagacagacagacagacagacagtctcATCCTAGACATCAATGCCACTAACACGTTCACCAGGTTCATGTGAGCAGTTAGTCTGTTTATACACATCCCAATGCCCTCTAGAACTACAGCCTACGTTGATGAAGTGATCATCCATGTCTACATCTACATCctcatctacatctacatctacatctacatcctcatctacatctacatctacatctacatcctCATCTACATCCTCATCTACGTCACTAGGAGGTGTGAAGACGTCATCTGGAGGGGACTGACCATGAGTGTGAACAGCGCTGCTCTGGTTCGTGCCGCCAGTGAGCTTGGGGACGTTCTGCATGTCCATGCTCTGCATGTGAACGTTCTGCATGTGAACGTTCTGCATGTCCACGCTCTGCATGTGAACATTCTCCAAGCCCATGCTCTGCATGGTGATATTCTGCAGCTGCATATTGATGAACTCAGTCGGGGTATCTGTGGGTACCTCACTGGGTGGAAACATCTCGTGGTCTCTAGCATACGTAGTGTCATAGGTCACGGTGCTTctcatttcatcatcatcatcatcataattattatgGTTGGCATCCACACGGTAAAAACCCGCACATGACACCGAATCCCCGACGTGATCATACTGGGAGCTGTACGCCGAGTCCTGCCTCTGGAACCTCTGGACAAACCAATGTGGACAGGCTTTCTGGTAGTGTGTGGCTTTAACCACGGCATCCAATAAACTCCGGCCACACTGTGAGGCTTGAAGATTCCCCATGGCGTTAATCTTCGCCTGTTTCGGGGTCTTGCCACACATTTCCACTTCATGGATGTGACACAGCAGTTCCTTGAAATATTTTGGCAATTGATAATTGACCCCGGGGCTAATTTCTTTGATGGCGAACTCTTCACCAGTATATTCAAAATGGGCCAGGATAGTTTTCTTGTGGAAATCTCTCTGAGATGACCGTGCCATGATGTGAGATACAGCTGGAGAGAACGTGTCCCCCTCAGGACCTCCATCCATCGCCCTGAAGGAAGTGTTCGTGTTCCGGGCATCGAACAGCATGAAAGCTGCTTCAGAACTGATGATGAGGACAAAGTCAGCGAAGTCGATGTGGCTGAGGATCCATTGGTAGGTGCCCGTTGTCTGGATTGTTCCTCGGAACCAGGGCACATAGAAGACTTCGCAGTAGCAGTAGTCTCTCAGGTAGATGGCCAGCTTGTTGATGACGTCGCTGTGGTCTTTGTGATCGTCCGTATACAACAGGTACAATGACTTCACACGAAGCGCTGCAACACAAATAGGTGGCTTTGTGTAAAGGATCTACTTGGAGTATATTTCTGTATTGGATCCTTTCTCATATGAACACCTTAAACATATTGGGTCTGGCACATTGagttttatttctatttttaatCCTTTCTCACACGAACACTTTAGACACAAATAGGCACCTCTGTGTAACAGATGATGTTTTGTGGTTTTTTTCTTAAGATGACCCTCTCTCACATGAATAAACGTTAATTGGATTACAGGTTCTCTAGCCGTTTCTTTTCACTGTAGGAATGTCtaagaattggccttcagcaacccatgcttgccatgaaaggctactctgcttgttataagaggcgactaacgggatcaggtggtcaggctcgctgacttggttgacacatgtcatcggttcccgattgcgcaggtcgatactcatgctgtttgatcactggattgtctgacccagaatcgattatttacagatcgccgccatatagctgcaatattgctgagtgcggcgtaatactcaagtcactcactcactcagaagggATTCTCTAAATGCAGCGGGAAGCAAATGTAGTGTTAGCCCCCGGGGTCTGctgtatggtgatctgccttcggTTGTTGACGACCTATAGCTCATAGGTGTATTAAGGTGTTGTGGTAAAATATCGTTGTATGCTTGCATGCTAGTTTACGCGTGAATGCTAGTTATCGtttatgtatatttgttattaataTAAATCTCACACAGTCTCGTTGtgacttttaactcactcactcacctgacgCGCGTTGCCTCCTGTACCCCATCACAACAATACCAACTAGGAAAAGGCCAAAGAGTGAGCCGAACAATGAGGCTAGTGACGTCACCACATCATCCGGCAGCTCTCCTGAAACGAGAACAATTATCACAATGGAGAGtatcagtatatactgactcgtATGTAAATTATACTATCGTAAGTTATACTGCCTTAATATCTCTGGCGGAGCATCAGAAATTAACTTAATTATACTTCATGTTACCATGTGGGTCTTTGGCGTAACGAACgaatggtttaaccactaggctaccccaccgccccaatgACACTTGTAGCTAGTCAGTGGTGTGTGGTGTATATGATTGATATCAGAAGCACTTACTGATGTCCTCCACGCTAGGCTCCGTTGGTCCTGTTGGATGTGTCCGTGATGTGGAAGACGTCGATGTGGAAGACGTTGACGTTGAAGACGTTGACGCTGAAGATGTTGATGACCGTACAACTGGTCACAGAATATGGAAAGATAGTTACAGGGGAATGTGGACAAAGGTAAAGGATAAATCAGGTCGCCCTTCTGGGATCTGTTGGTTGAGATGcgtctgtgtgtgagtgagaatgagtgagtgtgagtatgaatgtcagtgtcagtgtgagtgagagggtgagaAACTGAATGAGTGTGCGTGCGTTTGATATACTATGCATATATCGGCGTGTGTACGTATGGGGCTGGTTTAAAGACGGAGATTCAAATTATTATTCCTGCCaaacgtaaacacacacacactcacacatacatacgtatAGATGAGGACAGACAAGAAAAGatacaaacacacgcacgcacgcacgcacgcacgcacgcgcacataAACGTGcagaggcagacagacagatacatgTATGCTCACACAGATGAGCCCACCCACAGATATCACACActcacacgcgcgcgcgcgcgcacacagaTGTAGAGATTTACAGGCGCTCACACAAATGTatgcacacacagagagactcacacaaacaaataaagaatgCAGAGAGAGGGGGGAGAGATGAGGAGGGGAGAGTAGGAGCGAGAGAGGAAGGGAGAGACCGAGAGAGAGGGAcgggagagagggggagagggaggaagagagagagagggggtggggtgggattGGAGAGAAGTAGATGCAGAAACAGACTCGGAGATGTCacgcgcatgcacgcacgccGTCAAAACATCCTATTTCCAATCCTGGCAAGTCCGTGAGACTGACCGTGTCCCTCGACGGTGATGTTCCCAGTTGATGTAGTAATACAACGGAGGCAGACTGTGTGGTTGATTGACGTCCTCTCATAGCACAGACACTCCCCGTCCGTCTGCCAGTAAGGGTCAACTGGTGTGATCTGAACGGTGAAATCGTCTACATTACAACAGAGTATTTGAAGCGACCATATAATATCTACGAACAAACGGCTGCGTTCCATTCGCCAACACAAACAGAACTGACTAATTAGGATGAAAAGGATGCACGCCTAACCTCATAGTGATCTTGATTGACTgttgttataagattattttAATAGTGGAGTACGAGGATATGCATACTCAATATGAAGTCACACCTGGGATCATGGTATACTCACTTCTCTGCTACTAATAGGTTTAGTTTCTTTTAAACAAACTTAACCCTATaaaaatggagttttgtcaagTATCGATAGTCGCAATGGCTAACCTATAGAGGGCAGAGTCCATAGTGTCGCAGAGAGGGGGAATACAGGTTCTACATAATCGACACAAGTATCGTCTGAATGTCTCACCTCTTTTCCTTCCATCAGTTGGAAGAGTCCACTTTTAGATCACAGGTATGACGCTCGTTACGTAATCTGTGCTCAAGAGACCATGGAGAGTTGTTTTAAGACTGTAGgcgattacagtccgtttgtctcaaaagcggaccgacgaattgcaatgtaactcgaaaactaataaacataacataatcagtgaaatgctgatcataataaaacatcataccaattCTGTGAGgcttttgcagaatatttttccttGAAACCAAAAAACCGAAAAAaccaaactatcattaaaatattgacacagttcactatttgttaagAAAGTGTGttgagaaagggacagccaggtatGCGAGAAAGCACAGAGATAGCACatcacaggttaatgaataaatacctttctcggcacttgtgcacatgcttctcaaacacctggctgtgcctttcactgcactcctccctcgtaataaacagttAACTGTGTCAATATGTTAATGATAGTTTGCTAAACAGCCttttttattattaggacaaaCATTCTGCAAAAAAACTCACAgagttgatgttttgattattatcagcgtttcactgaatATGTTCTGTTTATTAGTATTTGAGTaacattgcaattcatcggtcctcttttgagccaaacggactatataAGAACACGCCAACAGATTGACTCGACGAAAGAATCCACGCCATGTATAAAATGAGATCTCAACTTGAACGTACCCATACTCTATACGAACCAGGTCCAAGGTCATGGAACGTATGGGAGACAGTAGTAGCACCTGCAGCAGGTTTCGGGTTGTTCTGGACAGAGAGACAAACTCTTATGAGAATACATGGAATCTAATGAATAGGTTCATTTGTCTCAGCAAAAGTCATTCTCAATACCAGTATTGGTATTCTTACAATACACTCAGTTTCATCTGGAGCTCTTTCGGTTGAACTTTAATTTAACTTTCACTAATTCAACGTCAAGGCGGACTTTATCCGCGTCTTCGAAAGAAGAAATTTAAAGAATATCTCATAACATCTGCCCAAACCATGTGGTGCTCAACTAAATATATACcaaaatgcatatttttacaaaaatatttcgCGGGTTAACTGGTATAATTTTAagtcgcctttagcaatattacaataATATTACGACAGAGAGACatgaaatgggattcacacattgtgcccatggggAAATCGAActcttcggcgtgaggagcgaagaTGTGACAAAATGCACAGGGACTTGTACCGCTTAGAGTGAGTggatgtgtttagttttacgccgctttgagcaatattccagcaacatcactgcgggggacaccagaaattgggcttcacacattgtacccatggggaaatcgaacctggatcttcggagtgaggagcgaacgctttaaccactaggctaccccaccactacTAAGACGAATAGATCCTTAAACCCAAAATGCTGCTTAATTCGATCGGGGCGTCAGGCGACATACTTCAATGGGTCGTCGTGTCCCGACAGTGTCTAACGTTGACCATAACGCCAATCACAGGCTTGCTTGATCCACATTTAGACCCGACGTCATACAGCTTGAACTACGTCGTTGAGCCAATAATGCTGACAACGAGACAATATTGTTGGTACTTACTATTCCCTGGCATGAATAATCATCCATTGTGTCAACCTCGCAGCCGATGAGGACGTTTTTGTCGTCATGGTCGCCGACGAGCTCGACGGTGTATTTCCGGAAGTTGTACTCGCTAGGAGCCAGACTGAAGTGCACCGTGATGTCAGCTGGGTCTGTGAGGGTCCGCATCTCGTAGGAGACTGACGCAGACCAAGATGCCGTGGATGACCCAtctacaacaaacacaaacatcagctacgattacacaatgccatttagaaagtggtcaaatgcattTGACTTTGgggtttcactttcttagtaaaggaCAAATTCCAGTACTTTTTCGGTTTGGTCACCATCCGGGAatttgaacccgcaccctcagagtgaggcacgtaatcgccagcacacaaagtcagcccgctcagccaccacggctttgtgtgctggggatttggtgcctgactctgagggtgatAACACCTCGACAGAATGTgagcgtgcgtgtgtgcatgcgtgcgtacgCGCGTATGAGAACTATAGATGTGCATAAAGTCGTAAGTGACATACATTATCATtaatttacgactatcttagcactgagAGATCTTTGGAAATGTAGGTATTCGTTTAATTCAAATGTCAATCACCTTGCAGCGGTTGAAGAGTGAAGAACTCGGTCCTGGATCTGGATTCTGGAGACATTGGCAGCGTGTACATCTCCATGCGATATAGGAAGTTGGTGCCACCGGGGAATCCCACCATTTTCTTCTTGAATTTCAGCTGAAGTGAAAACGATCTACTAAACGCCCCAAAACACAGTTACCCCCTGCCTTTatgatttactgaaaaaatCAACGATGCGTTAGAAGGTATTAGTTTACAAGTAGGCTGAACAACACAGCTTTATGCAACTTACGACAAAAACTTCTCTGATGCATTCATATTTAGGTGAAATGCATCTTTTCCAGCCCTATTTTCGACCATGCCGAAATAAAGCAATAACATtgatttagagtgagtgagtgagtttagttttacgccacttttagcaatattccagcaatatcacacaggggacttcacacattgtacccacattgATTTAGACGTCTAAATAAGAGATGATAGGGTTTGGTGAGTTCAGTCCTTGGATGGATCGGTGATTGCAATATCAACCACAGGTTTGTCTGGTCGAGAATAAGTAAAGGTTGTATAACAGGATCTGTCCCAAACCTTTAAACGAGTGCATAAAGCATGCTGCCTTTGATTATTCTAAAACTCCACGTGATTGCCGTACTTGATTACAACTGCTACCCATTATTCTAACACCCAAACCATCACCCCACACTATCCTATTTCCCCACCCCCATTCCCCATTCCCCTACTCCCCCACATCATGGTCGGTGTCAATGCTTGCAATACTTCAATTTGCCACTTGGACTGCTGCAGGCTTTATAATCTACAGGCCctaaatgaaatctgcaggccaattttgttacagtcaaaccaataaaaacaaaacagactacaTTGTTCTACAAAACCACTCAGCGAAGCCTATGGCGTAGAGAGACGTTGTTATTTTTTAATGACTGGTTttgacattcctatgcgcaAAAAGCAGGAACTGAAACTGTTAGATCATGAATGATTACTGATCGCTAATGAATTATGGGAAAGATTCCATTtgaaaaagatatatttataatttacTAAAGGCGGTACATAGACTTTTCCTGCACATAATTAACAAGCCCAAAGATACGTCATAGCGTGACTGAGCCAGACAGATTGGCATCATTGGCCATCTCTACGTGATAGGTGCGCGTGATTACATGTTCTGGCATGGAACTACCATCCTAACCCCCAACCCATAACATCCCAATCTCCCAACCTCAAAACCCCGAACCCCATACCCCAACTCTAATTCCTAGAAACACGTTCCTCAATGTACTGTCACTGTGCTGTTCCTCTTCAGCATCGAACAAATTCACATCCTGGTCCCAGTAAGAGTGAATGAGGTTTGTTTTATGCCGGTATTAGCACACTGCTGTTTGATTGGATATAAACATATTACTTATCTAGGTGATAAGCATCGGAGTATTTGaagtacgggaatttatttgGAACCCACGGCGTCAGCATAacgtttcaaataaaatatgcccttgcttcaaatactcagtaactATAGTTCTATATCACTTTCAGTAATAGTAAAGCAACATTACGGCGGGGACACCATAAAACAGTCTAACCTCGTACCAGCGTGAAgtatcaaggtcaaggtcgttgTGGGTGAAGGTTAAGCCACTTATCTCAATAACGTGTACCTTGTAATCCTGGGAGGTGAAGTTGTTTTGGGAGAAATCAAACACTCTGCAGTAAAACGTCGGCCCTGGGAAGTACCCTGAAAACCTGTAGATCTCTACGTAGAAGCCCTTCAGGTGCTCAAAGCCCGCAGCTGTAAACAGCGGTATGTCCATTATTAAACAGAGAATATGCCTTTCATTCCGGACCCTGGCAGTTCAGAGACCCTCGTCCCATACCATGCTAGTGTTTGGAACATACACATTGAGCTCTAAACTGAAATGTCTATTCtcccgctcactcactcactcattccagtcCCTGATCgtgctctcactcactcactcgaagtgTTCGGAATGCATTGCACTCTAGCCATTCCAGAGACGCCCACTATAAATACCCattccatcactcactcactcactcccatccGTGTACCAAAATAACATTTGACTTATGATCTTTGAGATCTGGTATGCAGATCTCActatcaggagagtgcccgggttctccaccgggagcacagctcTGACAATCTGGgcaatgcagaaggctgcagtgttggggagccttcatattctccgaaaagttcttggtgggttcgactaggcagtgtttcctgggagaagtcccattcgctgtctgggctgcgtgtagagggggcgaggaccctgagctgatgatgagccttaccggcctgactgtgccaggatcagccgaaccctctctgctgcatatctatcttaatctgtaaaaaatagtaataataattttTGCGCCTGGGATCCAACGCAGTGCTTTTCTTTGGTGTTACATTATTATCCTGACGGAATTGTTATTTCGAAGCAGCTGCTAACCTCTCCGTGCGACCGTAAAGGCCCATTTTAAACATCTGGGTGGACTGGGTGCAATATGGACAAGGTGAATTGTCCAGGGACACACCACAGAATGAGACTCAGGTCACAAAGGTTTGGTGACTCCATCGGAATTCGAACCTGGGACTTTGGCGTAAGAGGCTCATCAGTACACCACTGTGCTCCACTATCCCactagtcactcactcactcacagccacacgcattcactcactcactcacggccACGTGCATTCACTCacagcctcactcactcacgcactcactcactcactcacagccacacgcattcactcactcatggccaCACGCACTCACCACCACACGCACACACCCACTCATCCCCAcacttaatcactcactcactcactcggtacCTGCTGCAGGGGGTTCCCAGGTAAACACTATTTGAGGGTTGAGGTCGCCAGAGGGACCAGGTACAAGGGCTCCTTCTACACTCAGGAACTCGGGACGACCCATGAAGTCTCCTTGCACTTCAGGTGGGAGGACACCGCCTTCACAGCCTGTAGATCatttacacagacaaacattGTTAACACGAAAACTATAAACTCGTATTCCGACACACACATCGACAGTGAAATCTGACATCGACTAATCCATACGTCGATACAAGGTCAACCGACGTTGAACAGCGTTGATAATCAGATACATAGTTTCTTCAAAGGGCTCAAGGGTGCTTGTTCCTTACTAGACCCAACAGACAGTTCTCAGATGATctagtgaatgagtgatgaTTTAATgcagattttagcaatatttcaacaatatcaccgcGGGGGACACTAGACACTATACCCATCactggaatcaaacccgagcgGACACTTACACTGATTTAATTTATTAAACTAAGGTAATTTATTGGGACAATTACTTTTGGTTTtatcttgtatatgtatatatgtatacatacatatacacacacacacacacacacacacacacacacacacacgcacacacacgcacacacacacacacacacacacatacatacatacatatatatatatatatatatatatatatatatatatatatatatatatatatatatatattacaacaGAGATTTGGCTGAAACCGTGTCGGAAGACATATGAAACATCGAAAATCACATGAAATCGCAAGAGACAATTTAATTTTAAACCCACGACACACCTGAAAACCCACGAAAACGACGTGAAACTGCAAGAGACATGTGAAACGGCGAGAAAAAAGTGTGAAACTGTGGCAGACAATATAAAGCCACGATTTAGATGTGAAACTGTGAGAAAAAGGTGCAACCACGAGAAACATGTGAAACTGAGTGACATTTCAACCCGTGAGAAACATCTAAAACCGAGAGCGACATGTGAAAGCGCAAGAATTACATGTACCTGCAAGAGACGACTTTAAAACCAAGATCGACACGTGAAACCGCGAGCGACACGTGAAAGCACAAGAATTACGTGTAGCTGCAAGAGATGACTTTAAAACCAGGATCGGAGCTTAAAACGATCGCTGAAATTAAATTGGGTAGTATGTCACTTTCAGGATAGTTCCACGCGTATAGCAATGTGAGCGACACAAGCAAAGTGTTAAGATTGTACTTTAAATCCTCCAAAGTTTGACTGTTTAACGTAAGCCACCCCAGTGCACGCATACATTTTCTTTGAGTGCGACTTTTGGCTGGCTTGACTGCACATTGCATCCTTTTGTAGAATGACTCGGATCTGCTCCTAAAATTATTTGGGGCTTGAGTGTCAACAGATACACAAAGGTAAATCAGCAGGTCGCAATAGTAATGGTAGTGGTGCAAgaggtagcagtagcagtagcagtggtagtagtagtatagtagtagtagtagtagtagtagtagtagtagtggtagcaccagcagcagtagtagtaatagtaaaaGTAGTAgaaaagtagtagtagtagtagtagtagtagtagtagtagtagtggtggtagtagtagtagtagtagtagtagtggtagtagcagcagcagcagtagtagtagtagtagtagtagtagtagtagtagtagtagtggtagtagtagtagtagtagtagtagtagtagtagtagtagtagtagtggtagtagtagtagtagtagtagtagtagtggtagtagcagcagtagtagtagtagtagtagtagtagtagtagtagtagtagtagtagtagtagtagtagtagtggtggtagtagtagtagtagtagtagtagtagcagcagcagcagcagtagtagtagtagtagtagtagtagtagtagtagtagtagtagtagtagtagtagtagtggtagtagtggtagtagtggtagtagtggtagtagtagtagtagtagtagtagtagtagtagtagtagtagtagtagtggtggtggtggtggtggtggtggtggtggtggtggtggtggtggtggtggtagtagtagtagtagtagtagtagtagtagtagtggtggtggtggtggtggtggtggtggtggtggtggtggtggtggtggtagtagtagtagtagtagtagtagtagtagtagtagtagtagtagtagtagtagtagtagtagtagtagtagtagtagtagcagcagcagtagtagtagcagtggtagtagcagtagtagtagtggtagtagtagtagtagcagtagcagcagcagcagtagtagtagtagtagtagtagtagtagcagcagcagcagcagcagcagcagtagtaatggcagtattagtagtagtggtggtagtagcggCAGTGGTGGAAGAAGAAGATTCGTAAGATTCCTTTTCCGCAAATAAACTAGGGGACTGTGCACATGTTCTGACCCCATTCACATGTTCTGAATCATCAGTGACCCTCTTTAAGACTGCAACGTTGCATTACCATGTCTACAGCACACGTTCAAGCACCCAGGTCATCAGAGCAATATAAATAACACCCCGTAAGAGCCTCACTCATGCTTAATGTTCCCGACAAGATTTACGGCGCTCTTA comes from Haliotis asinina isolate JCU_RB_2024 chromosome 13, JCU_Hal_asi_v2, whole genome shotgun sequence and encodes:
- the LOC137259490 gene encoding uncharacterized protein; the encoded protein is MAADRGIAVTTLVGGLSVCLLQVVMSQHVDVDGNCSRTDRPEPMEIWGVERGPLTCTMLGTSSCEGGVLPPEVQGDFMGRPEFLSVEGALVPGPSGDLNPQIVFTWEPPAAAAGFEHLKGFYVEIYRFSGYFPGPTFYCRVFDFSQNNFTSQDYKLKFKKKMVGFPGGTNFLYRMEMYTLPMSPESRSRTEFFTLQPLQDGSSTASWSASVSYEMRTLTDPADITVHFSLAPSEYNFRKYTVELVGDHDDKNVLIGCEVDTMDDYSCQGINNPKPAAGATTVSHTFHDLGPGSYRVWITPVDPYWQTDGECLCYERTSINHTVCLRCITTSTGNITVEGHVVRSSTSSASTSSTSTSSTSTSSTSRTHPTGPTEPSVEDIRELPDDVVTSLASLFGSLFGLFLVGIVVMGYRRQRASALRVKSLYLLYTDDHKDHSDVINKLAIYLRDYCYCEVFYVPWFRGTIQTTGTYQWILSHIDFADFVLIISSEAAFMLFDARNTNTSFRAMDGGPEGDTFSPAVSHIMARSSQRDFHKKTILAHFEYTGEEFAIKEISPGVNYQLPKYFKELLCHIHEVEMCGKTPKQAKINAMGNLQASQCGRSLLDAVVKATHYQKACPHWFVQRFQRQDSAYSSQYDHVGDSVSCAGFYRVDANHNNYDDDDDEMRSTVTYDTTYARDHEMFPPSEVPTDTPTEFINMQLQNITMQSMGLENVHMQSVDMQNVHMQNVHMQSMDMQNVPKLTGGTNQSSAVHTHGQSPPDDVFTPPSDVDEDVDEDVDVDVDVDEDVDVDVDVDEDVDVDMDDHFINLSDGDIDSGQRAIDDLNEDSPGSSSSLYEEDLEELPVNVRELAGVLLELMSHARAESTNKKYQNGFAAWKKWAELNNMPYFALAPFVANIKSYGLHSLRSGGASAAANNGIPDRMFKRHGRWKSENAEDGYIKDSIDNKMEVSLSLGL